Below is a genomic region from Medicago truncatula cultivar Jemalong A17 chromosome 3, MtrunA17r5.0-ANR, whole genome shotgun sequence.
GAAGACAATGACTGTAGCTTGATTGTAAAGCAACTTCAAgtttgagcattagaagaccaTTATGCACCTTAGCCCAAAGAGCCATCTCCACAACATCAATACCAACAACCTTAGGAAGGCGACCCAGGACATCTTTGCAGATATTCAAGGTAGAAAGCAGGAGGCGGTTCCTGCAATAATGTAATAGATACAATGAGCAAAAGTCCGTCTCCTTACATACAATCATAGATGATTGAAATTTACTTGTGTAGATTTAACCTGTCGTCAATATTGCGCATTGTCCACTGTGGAGGAGCCACAGTGTGATTTCTGAGGTTATCAAATCCCTGTAAGACATACATTCATCAGTACTCTGCACCCCAttggaaaaagaaacaaaaaagataaacaaaagACATTTAAAACAAACTTCCAAATACAAAATGGATGTATCTTGATTTGCTTGTGTTTACGAAACTGAGAACATTGTGATGTAAGTCAggctatttaattttattaattatttaggATTTCTGATATTATAATTAGGGTTTTTTGTTTGGGATTCTTTATTGTTGCTTGTCAATGTTATTTAGGGATTTCGTTCTATTTTGGAGTATCTTTTTCCATCTTTTGATTAAGAATAGCTTATTATTACTACAATGTACACAGAGAGAGCTAGCAACACACTCTTCTATTTATCGAAATTCAAATGGTTCAGCTAAATCATGTAGGCCCCACATAAATTTAGTGGGACAAATATGAATTTCAACCAATAAAGAGTGTGTTGGTAGCATAATTCTAGCGTACACATGGAATGCTTTTTATTACTGCGTGATTATATGCTTaaatttttcttcattcaaaGAGTAGGGGAGCCCTAGGTTATCAGCAGAGTACCCTGCTTGGATTGTCCAACATCAGCTATCTTCATAACATAACGATTTGTATGGAAGAAAAATATGGAACATTACCAACGTAAACGTACATCCACTGGGATCATTTGTTACAACTTCCACTTTTGAGAGATGCTTCAGCTTGTATATCTTAGCAGGCTGCAAGAACGATAAATGTTACACAACCACGTTCTTTTTCCATGGAACTTTATAGataaaatatgttaaaacaTCTGACCAAGACAAATTTGGGACAGAGGGCTGTGAGATATTAGCTGAACCAGTTTCAGTTTATCAGTTTCTTTTACCAACAAAGGTAAGGTAGACAATTTCTTCACTTCAGATAAAGCAAAATTGACACGGCCAAACCTTGCAGCAAGTGTGATTTCCAAAGTCGCTAAGGATAAGTTGTATATACTgaacaatttaaataaaaaaggaagGCAGCAAAGGTGGTATGAGCATTATTTCAACTAGAGTTATACAAAGATCATTTTTCTTATATGGTCTTTTTGTTTCCTTTCTTGGGAAACCAGCACATGGAAGATGGATTATGGAATAGGATGAGCAGGAAATCAATACTAGTAACATGCAAGGAAAAAGCAACTTCTCTGGTTCCTTCGTGAAATGGAATGGAAATGGCAGCAAAGTACAAAATCAAGCATGTCTCAGAGAGGCAAGGAAGAGAGATGAGTAGGAAATCACCTCAAGAACTCCTCCATTCGAATACTTTAAAACTCGAAGAAAAGCTTTTGTCCGTTGAGTTTTCGCTTTtgctacacaaaataacatgtTGTCACCAACAATTCTACAAATAAAGAATTAAACAACTAATTGCAGCAGTAAACAGGTTGACCACATGTAATCACCTACACAGAGTGGAAAGAAGATTTCTGCTCTCACCTCcctttctattctttttgttcaaCCAACATAATCTTACCAGTATATAAACAAGATAAGAACACACTGCAAGCTAATGTCTCAAATGCTAATTCCTCACATTTATACTAACTACAAGAAGGAAAAACCTACAATGATGATgtgttaaatgaaaataagagaAGCCTAGTTTCTGTTTTCTGATTAAACCCCCGCTGTGGCCGCTGCTAACATTAAACAGAAATTGTCTATTAACTGGTTTCAAAACTCGAAGAAGTATTTGTATGCATAAACACTAATGTTAACTCCTTATGAAATCAACTTATTCAAGTAAACCCTTAAACATATAACCTAAGCTAGTGACCTCTATAGCACCGACACTTGATGAAGGCGGGTCCTGGTGTCCGACATGTGTCACCAACACAcgtaattacattgaattatgacattttctaaaaaattatcaGTGTCAATATGTCACTATGTTCTTGCTTCATAGCTAATAACACACCCTCAGAACCAAGTAATTATTACATTGCTCAGAAAGTGTTacgtaaaataatatatatcaacAAAACAACGAGCACTACAGGCACTGATTCATCTAACAAGTTCCATAAGACGCACGCCGAAATTCACAAATGCAACATTTCAATTCATTTTGGCGTGACATTGGGTGAAAAATGCAGAGAATGAGAGAGTAATGGCGCATACTAGAAATAGCGAGAACCCTAGGTTTGGCCATTTGACGACCAAGCTTAGCAGCTTTTCCCCAGGTACCGTGAGTCTTGACAACTCGGATGGAAATGACGATCTTCTGTTTGGTGCCCTCAATTGCAGCTTCACAAGCTCGCCGGAGTTCGGCATCGTCGGCGCTAGATTTCGCCATTTTCGAATCTCTGATCTGAAAATCGAGATGCAGAATGACGCAGGGTATTATTTTTAGGAGTGGAAATTGGGGAAAACGGTTTCAGTTGGATCTTCTTTCTCTTTGCTTCTTCCATCGTGACTCGTGTCACTTCACTGTTCAACGCTTCCAACTAATTCTGTTGGTTGCAAAAACAATTTAGGCGGTCCATTGCCACGCCTTCACGGTgttaatttgcattttttttcgcTCCAAATTTTCCATGCACAGCTTTTTCCTTTTATCCACGTCTCATTTCATAATAAAGCTAACTGCTCTTGTTGTCTCTCACAAAAACTAAAGAAATCAAATTTGGAAAAATACTtctaaaaattacttttaacaGGGGATAAATTAGCCGATTCAACTTGTAATGTTcgataaaatgacataaaaaaatgtaagtttACTAAAAATTTTGAAGATAGAAAATATaagtttatttaatatttattatttttcaattaaaattataagtgtaagagaaaaaaaatcaattgcagGGAAGAATCCACATTGTGTatctcatatatttttttacgaaGATTAATCACTGCTAAATGGGAGTGGACACTTCGtatcaatatcataataacaaaataataattataataataaatgtaaaaattaaatttaacatatattttgctTATATCAACTTTCTTTAaccaatttttcttatattttgagacagtaagttataagctacttgaattatcttattaaaatattttctttttaacatataagcttataaactataaactatcAGCTTTCAACTATAAACTAACCAAACAAACCCTCTCTTGAACAATGAGACACATAATTTGCATGTTTTGACCAAAACAAATATGATATCTTAGACtttttatcaagttttttcacacaaccaatttttttcatCATAAGCACTAAGTGTTGAAATTTTGAGTATCGTTAATTTTGATATCTGTCACATTCATAGTTTATAAAATGTTATCATCTGAGTTGTCCTTATGATATTCATATATGCTTTTACCAATGTTCATGTGACACTCCACAAATCATTTATTACATTAAATAGGCATTACATTGAAGACGTTATGATATAAATGGGTCCCTATAATAAAATTGCAAATTAAACTATTTGATCctcaaattatatttaaatctATGACCAATCTTTGattttcttccttctcttcCCTTTACTCCTTCCTTTTCAATTTATTCTTCCTTATTGAAGGAACAAACTCACACGGTGCCTTCATATGTGACAGTATAAAGTGGTACTATATTACATTCTTCTCCATCACCTTCCAAGCATAATGTAAGTTTGAGTTAGAGTTTTTCAAGATCACATACTACGTAATATTGCTCTTGATTTGAAACGTGAGATAAAATCATGTATGTGTGTTGCAAACGGGAATCTGAATAGGTTTTTCTTGGTTGTTATTTTAAGGTAATCTTTTGTGTATGTTTTTCAAATGGTTGATATTTATCTAAAATCACATATGCATTGTAATTGTTGAATATAGATAGCAAAATGAGAGCTACCTTTGATTTACTAAACAACCAGTATTAGACGTAACAACACAAGACATAACACAAAACATACTTTTAAGGCACTGattaatttttggttttatatgaattttggTAAACAAAAGGGCTATTTTAGTATTAAGGCTATTTTGAGgctatttttgttctttttttgtgAAGAGGCTATTTTTGTTCTTAATTCAAATGCACTCTGAATTTTATGATCTTGATCTTGTCATAAATCACAATAATCATGTAGAGATTAAGATAAATATGTGAGGAACTAATTTATCCTTTACGTCACATTGAAGGGTGAATAAGATTGACTTATTAGACATTTTGCTTCCCTCATTTCCACTCTTGTTTAAGAAGAATTTATTATAGtcataagtataaataaatagtatCTGGGCACATACAcgttaaaacatttttttaataataaaaaagaaattgataataagatgatttagtattttgatacaaaaatatttttatgtgtgtgtgtgatcaacattattcatttatgtttatgatgatAGAAGAACGTTTCATCCTtcaataattaaacaaaacaacTCAAACTTAAAATAATTCTTCCTCTCCCGTTCAGTTTTAGCTTACTCAAACTTAACGAGCCCTATCATCACTTGCGACTGGGACAATGTTGTGCATAAAACCTCTTACCACTCTACAATTATTGGAATGTTTTCAATCACATCTTAAGATGTAGATATTTCATGAAatacttttaaaattaataaaatattacatacaTTTACAATTATATGACTTACATATTTAAGTAAACAAAATTATATGACTATCTgtacataaaaattaaacttatttattattatgttatcttattttatttctttaacatatttttattgaaactTATGTCTTAACACAAATACGAAAACTAAATGATGGAGGAGAATACAAGAttggaaaataaatttacaatttGCTTTGAGAAGGGATTTTAAAGTTGTGCTTGTTTGTGGAGATAGATATGTAGGTGGCAATCAACTTTATTATAGGAGGGCGTTTGGCTGCTCATACTAGCTGAGTTAATCCTAAGAGTGGGGAAGTTCTTTGTGGTCTCATATTTTGGGGGAGACTATCTAAATTACAGatagtttgaaaaaatataagctATCTTTAGACCATATTATATTAGTAGAGTTTTTAGTTGGAGAATTATTTAGAATCCATGAAAAAATGTGAGCATCAGTAGGCTAATTTTTAAAAGGAGGAGATTTAGGTCAAGTGTCTTGGGCACTGTTTAACTTATGGGATACTAGAGTCTTAGCTGCGTGGTATGGTGAGGAAGGTTGAACTATAGGTGATGGAGGGAGATTAGCTTCCCTGTAGTGGTCTAATTTGCTTAGCATCAAGAGGAGCGCTAGTGAGGGTGTTGGTAGCTGATTTGGACCGTTTGGCATGACAAGAATGCTAAAGTCTTTTAACAAAAAGGGAATTTTATTAGGCAAAATATACAGTACATCCAACATATTTGCATGTACCTGTACACCAAACCtttaaatttatagttaaatgagttatttttttaagaaaaatattattttttatctctatgattataatgattaaatcttattcatcaaaaacgtcaacgaaataaaattgaattctTTTGAATTATGATcgaactttgattattttatacaataatatgtaaaaaaattactatgattcttataaaacAATGAATGActtgtttttcttatgaaattatattttctaaaatataaatgccgataaataactatttgttttataaaattgatcgttaatttatagatttaggaaacaagagtaccggtacactgcAATTTACGAGTGTATCGTAGAAGTCCCCATTCTATTAATCAACTTATAGATAAAATTAAGCTCCAATGTTTTGGATGGTTGAACGTAAATCATCCTAATTTTACTTTTGGGAGTTGATCTTTAGTTTCACTTAATTCTATCTCTTTTTGTGGTTATAAGCGAGCCTACATTATGGCTTATCGCTTAGCTTTTTTGGTTAACTGATGTAACATATACTTGTCTTCCTTAATTCTCTTCTGACATTCCTTGTGCTTGAGAGACTAACTTTTggttatatattctattttatcttctaaaaaaaataaaaataaacgagTCATGTTAAATCATATATACACATTTTTTCTATATGTAACATGTACGGTGGGGTTTGAGTCATGCTAGTATCTTTGAagaagataaatataaatacatcTGTAATTGTATTTTAATATCGAATGTCTTCGGTCATTAACTGGACACCAACCTCTCACCCTAAatttatgtaataaaaaaatgtatacacACTTTTTTATCAATTACAATTAGATCGAAttgaaaatcatatatatagtCTATACAGAAGTTTACTCCGTTCTCATTATCATAATGAATTCATGAATCATGAATTCAAGCATCCAACTTACAGAGATATCTTGATATGCAGAGTTATTTGACACAAATAACAGAACAATTATCAACAGCAAATAATAATAACAGAACAATCAATTAGTTATCATTGCAAAAATCACAAATCTTACTCACCAACTTTTCTCCCTTAACACTTCTTCCCCCAATGATTCAACTTGGTGTGAATATTATTTACCCAAAAAGAAGATCAACCTTCTCTTAACCAATAGGAAAGCGCCAAAGGAGTGCTCAAATTGTATATAACTACATGTATAtgtaaatgtaaatataaaaatgTGTATAAATGGATGAATCCGATTCACAAGCCATGAGTCATTAACATGAATATCAGATATCGACACCGGTAATAATTGAATGTATTACACATGTGTTACTTTCAAACACGCCTTTCATCACAGGTAGTGAATTGAAGATTTGTcaagaatcaaaagaaaatggAGTTTGTAACAGATCATAGGGTGCCCAAAGTGCATCCAAAGGACAAGGCCTACTAGCATCCAATCTAACCCAAGGTTTACCTTTCCCACTCCAATGCAACAAACTCACAGGACCGGGATGAAGATTTCTACAAAGACCACGAAAATTATCACCACCAAGTCCATGTTGATTCCACCTATGATCCACCGGAGCAATATTCCCGGCAAAAACAAGCAAAAACGGCGGCAACGAACCCAATTCATAGATCCTCATCCTCTTCTGCAACTCCATCCAATCCTCAATCTTTGCAGTATAATCCCCTTCTCTCCATCGTTCCAAATCAATCACCATCACACCCGTGTTGAAATAACAAGGCTTTCGATTCGCAAAAGTGAGAGACAAAGAAGGATTAGACCAAAACGATGGAGTAAAATAAGAACTGAAATTTGCGTTACAATATTCAGGTGCTGCTAAAACAGAGTTTTCTCCTAAAGGTGTTTCTGCTAATTTTGCAATGTCATCAACAAGAATAAGATCTGAATCAAGATAAACAACGCGGTTAACGGAAAGTGGTAAGAGACTTGGTAAGTAGCTACGAGCGTAGTTGAGAGGACAATCAAGAGCTGAACGAATGGAGGTTGAGATGAGTCCGGTGACCGTAGTGTCATCAAAGGTGTAGAGATGGAATTTGAGGTAGGGGAAGGAGGTTATGATTGCGGCGCGTAGATTGAACGCGTTTGATGAACAAACGAAGTGGAAGAATATGTTTTGTGGACATGATGAATGTTGGAGGATTGATAAGATTGCTGCCATGGATCCTCGGATATATGTTGTGTCGAGTGTCATTGCTACTTGGACTACTGTTGATTTTGAAGTGTCGGTAATGGAAGGGCATTTTGGGGAATTGTAGAATTCAGGAGCTTCTTTGAATTGATGGGTGATGGTAGATGATAAACAtggtagaaagaaaaaaaaaaggatgagaTATAAGAATAGAAATGGTGGTTTTGGGTTGGATTGCATAATTTGATTTGAGTTTTTTGTTTGTGAGTGTGTCGTCGGTTAAGAAGAGTGAGATCTGTGAACGTAATGTATGGGGTGGGATTATGGAGTATTGAggtattgaaatttgaaaaacacGGTTTGGACGGTGATGGTGGTAATagaaaaatggaatatattaaagAGAGAATATGGATGGGGCTGGCTGGCTGGCCAGAATAGAAGATGAAAAGTTCACATTGCTCTTGTACTGgaagtattttatttatgacTCATCGTGGATGGTTTGCTAGCGTTTTCAGGTTTTGGTCCACATTAGATTTTGAGCATCCATTCCCTCTCTTTCCAAGTTTCATTTCCCTCCCGTTTAAACTGTCGGCGGTAACTTCTGAAAGGTGAACGATAAATttgtataataaaatatattggaaattaaaatattttattttttttataaaataaattctataaCTTCTCTTTGCAttcttaattaatgtttttagacaaatatttatatagaaaaagttTTGATAAGAAGAGTATTCTTAAAGAGTGTCATTGTGATACTTGTTAAGGTAgctaatatataaattttgagtttaaggctctgtttggtaaaaatagcggatagcttataagctaactgATAGCgtttagctgatagcttttagctgatagctgataagctaactgaagtgtttggtaaaattagcggttcaactagcttataaacgtaaaatgacataaaagggtatttttaattcattataaaatttgtatcaattgatatttaaaatattaaaatttcatagtttaaatatattaatctaatatgtctttcatatgttatttttaaattcataaattgggtaatgttttatttaaaattgattttatttcagtttttagactttataaaaaaattaaacaaaacctttaaaaaaaattaattgttacccactaaaacaaaattaaacatattgacccaaaatcaaacaaaattttgtttttagacttaaaaacaaaattaaacataacgtaatatgatttatttaggcaaacgtaacatatatttttttaagaaaaaatgtagtttttatttttgtaaacatgagcaaatattttgtaaaaataaataaaagcgtgagcatatatatttagttaaagTGAAATTTGGGATTAAAAGTGATATGTTTTTCTTCAACGTAGTTATTTATTACAAAGGGTagatatgaatttttgttaaattgataagggtaaaaatgagataaaaaatgagaagctataagctataagctcaaatgctacttggaatagcttctgaaaaatagcttataagctcgtgaaataagctataagctcatggtcaAAAAGTGTTGCCAAACAGAGATTTTTTTGtgaaacgagcttataagctataagctaagagctaaaagctctttttttgggtttaccaaacagaccctaaaagTGAGAAAAAGTAATCTATAACTTTTCAAAGTTTAAAGTTTTACATTTTCCAtgcaaaatatttattattttagtattCTTTATTATGATACTTGTTAGCATGATCAAAATGAGtctcttatataaaaaaaaaataaaaaaattacactctAAGACCTTGATaatacatattatttatttctctaaaaaacACATTATTTACCCTACCCAAGAAATTATACACGTTCATTTcattaaatataaatgatttgaatatatattatgattaattaaaacttttatatatttatccaCATGAGTTTAACCCAGTTGATATGCACATTGCATAATACTATATGCAAGGGTCAGGGAAATCCGAACACCTCATGTATTctccttaaaaagaaaatttctaGCTGTTAaactatttgaccaaaaaaaacttctatatatttcaaacgatttttttttagcaacgGACGGTTGTCTTTAACGATGGTGGTTAAACTTTTACAATGTTAAAActttaattaaagaaatatcTATATTTAGTGTCTAATACATCTCGAATAAGAATACTTCTAATAGAGCAAATCTACATAGTAAAACTCAAAACTAAATTATGCAAAAGtacattttaaaataacataatgaAATAACATGTACTTTTAACATTTTAACCAATACATCCTTATATTAAAAGTACACGTTAtcttagtattttatttttctctattttttcatatttattgtatAAATATAGCCGATTCCACTGAATGGAATAAGACTTAGTTGTTATTGATCTCAAATTTGTGTGCATATAGAATgttcaatttaatatttaatttaatgccATCTAAAaggtatttaatatttaatcttatgttttttttgtctaaattgTTTGATGTGAGAAGTGAGAATTAAACATGAGATTATCTTTATCACTTCACTTCTTTTAACTCTTCAAACTATATGTATTTTGTAATGTGTATTATTCATATGACTTcttttgaccatactttttaattaatatataaatacaaatattaatatgtaagatgttgtttgatttgtctcaattaatatattcaaaatattaaatttttataatttttactttagataGTTAAAGATATTGCATTGACATGTGAGAGTGGTTGACTGCaacatatattttgaaacggaaagggtaaaaaatatcatttgatCCGACCAGAGTAACTTTCCAAAATTGTTTCCAAACACCCtatttattcatctttaaaaGACTTAGAAAAAAATTTATCCGTTACATATTAGGAAAAGCCTTCCAAATTAAGAAAACCATCTGTCCCAAAAAGTCTGGAATGGAAAATCCAGAACGGTTGCGCCTGCTTCATTCTAAAGCGACTGAGACATGAAACCGTTAAAGACCAACAAAGAGTATCACTAAGATGTTTTCACTCGTATTCGATGCGTTTCTTCATCACACCAAGCGTTGTTTCTACGGTTGTACGTTTTTGAAAACGATTTCATGTAATTAAGCAACACGTATTGAATAATGTGTTTGTTAATGGTTCATGGTCAAGccattttacttgtttttgttctCTTCACTTGCTGGTAAATGTTGTACTATCACACCCTCTTATGAAAACTATTTCCCAGCAACCGAATCTTACAAAAAGGATTATTTATAGTAATAGCAATTAAAACATTCAACAAAGAAGGACGGATTCACATTCAAGGATCACCGACTTAtctattcattaattaataatcaatCTTTGATCGAAACCCAGATTAATTATAAATACTATTTACAGGGACTTTAACCTAATTACCGTGGCACATGAGACACGGCATAATTAGATATTTTTTCCAtacggattttttttttattttttttttaagaattttcgATACGGATTTGTTAcactatattaaataaatactaTTGAATATTAGCGATATACTTCCTCGGGTCTctattgtaaaagaaaaatcattatttaGATTGCATTTAATAAATAtcgtacaccctccggtcactaatataagcaaaaatttactttttagatacatttaattaatgatgtatgtggcatataataaagaccacatacatcattaaattaatgtatctaaaaagtggatttttgcttatgttaatgaccggagggtgtatatagtctataatatatattaaatacatcatttattgaatgaatcttaAAAGTAAATTTTCTCTTATAATAGCCATTAGAGGAAGTAGATAACGAACGGAATATTTCAAACAACATCCAAAagcctgattttttttttttgctttagcaTCGGTTTTCGACCCATCAATTGTgaacgactaatccggctcatgtGTTGGGGCATGCGCATTGGCCAAACATTGTTCACCCTGGAAATCGAACCTGATATTATCCGGGTATGTCCTTAGAAGGAGTTTCTTGCCACCGGAGTGCAAACAACTTGGTTAAAAGCCTGAATGCTTTGAACATGGTGACTTATCCGAATAATCTATGAATACTTGCGTATACGTATTCACGAAATATCATAATTAACTTTTGGATGTTGCTCAagatcataaattaaaaaaaaaatctataatccctaaaaaaaaatctacaaaaaaagtgaaatacTATATTTCTCTATACGTTGATcacacaaattcataaaaacttattatttaaaGTTCTTAAACAGGACCTTAgagatctttaaaaaaaaaagtatcatagAGATACTCGTTAGCATTCTCCTTAACTTGTTTTAAGTACTTTTAGCTATACTTTTGTTAATATCATAGTAGGAAGAAAATTAGATTAGGAGTTATATGAAAACTCTACGCTTTATAttttgggttaattatgtttttggtccctataaatataccaacttttcgttttagtccctttaaaattttccttcaacttttagtccctataaaattttcaatctttacttttggtccctcgtttcaagtaaactcatatttttaaataaaattttgcagaaaaatttataatattacaaGGATCTCTCctaaaaaagtttagaattttttaccaaaacataaattaaatatgaatttttatatttttggcggtaaaaaattcatatttaattcatgttttgttaaaaaaattctatttttttttttggagtgatttttacaatatttcatacatttctgcacaatttcattaaaaaatacaaaaatttacttaaaactagggaccaaaagtagtgattgaaaattttagagggactaaaagttaaaggaaaattttagaagaactaaaacgaaaagttgatatatttatagggaccaaaaatatatttaacggTATTatcacatatattatgtatgacatgtatgatttttatttgaattgatttgTACGTGAACAAACACTAATCGGACAATATGGACCCCCGGTTCCTTCAACACCTCATTTGGCCCAGGAATAAAAAACGTGTAGCCTCCAACCCACATGACACttccttttttcaaaacaagtaCATGTAACAGCCATTATTTCCAGAGCAGTCACAGATCAGTGATGGCGTAAAGTAAGAAAGCTAGTAGAACTGTCTGATCTTGATCAGACCATCCATAATTTAACATCAGAATTTTATACTAAACGTAAATCGGAAATTACCTTAAATTGAATTGTCTTATCATAATCTAATGATTCTGATCTGGTGACCGTACCTGACTTCATGTGGTTGTGATTACATCTAATCGAATCTAATCCAATTCCATTAATTCCAATGGATCCACTTCAACCGTTACATGGACGTGCCATCTGGAATGAAGTCAGGTGCGGTCACCAGATCAATATACGTGTCTACTCAAATGATGCATGATAGTGTCAAGTTCAATATGCA
It encodes:
- the LOC25490170 gene encoding probable galacturonosyltransferase-like 1 is translated as MQSNPKPPFLFLYLILFFFFLPCLSSTITHQFKEAPEFYNSPKCPSITDTSKSTVVQVAMTLDTTYIRGSMAAILSILQHSSCPQNIFFHFVCSSNAFNLRAAIITSFPYLKFHLYTFDDTTVTGLISTSIRSALDCPLNYARSYLPSLLPLSVNRVVYLDSDLILVDDIAKLAETPLGENSVLAAPEYCNANFSSYFTPSFWSNPSLSLTFANRKPCYFNTGVMVIDLERWREGDYTAKIEDWMELQKRMRIYELGSLPPFLLVFAGNIAPVDHRWNQHGLGGDNFRGLCRNLHPGPVSLLHWSGKGKPWVRLDASRPCPLDALWAPYDLLQTPFSFDS